A single genomic interval of Lathyrus oleraceus cultivar Zhongwan6 chromosome 7, CAAS_Psat_ZW6_1.0, whole genome shotgun sequence harbors:
- the LOC127100334 gene encoding uncharacterized protein LOC127100334, with protein MASIQEPKFPLRLLVDKEKNRVVVAESKSDLVDILFSFLTLPLGTIIRLVSNNQHDHIHEINDQPQDTFGCIHNLYKSVENFSDGVFWNNICKTMLLRPRNPCEALCKKLKLNLDDSESTKYFMCGRCNRGSDWFLSTFVGASCCYCGKLMDKEMKLHGDFGEEGLGDGVFVKKGSLYLIFDDLKVLQNSPGNSVQQLLQLGYKNLNKFKQISLNVGLKEILDLLKQSLISNSPLTDIFLANKECKKMHRFSPKQGPKVEKWTNIKLKLMVRKSKKKILYAEAEGDFVDFLLSFLTTPIGSILEQLDGDFSLRSMENLHKSVKEFNPSWLIKPLLGNPLPNPKVASQFGCKKQPLINIYEEKTPSYWYGKGVVKNHICYSNVNGVISKKKSGVKNPEAMKLFDPRSAYGRTESALGFVKRPSLFVVWDDLQVTPLANSSSISFLHKMNVSLDDLEEHVVSIGETEALNLLGASLVSSKEALTEGLFHLLLRPKEEDSD; from the exons ATGGCTTCCATTCAAGAACCAAAATTCCCTTTGAGACTTTTGGTTGACAAAGAAAAAAACCGTGTAGTTGTAGCAGAATCAAAAAGTGACTTAGTAGACATTTTGTTTAGTTTTCTCACACTTCCATTAGGAACTATCATTAGGCTTGTGTCCAATAATCAACACGATCATATACATGAAATTAATGATCAACCACAAGATACATTTGGTTGCATCCACAATCTTTACAAGAGTGTTGAAAATTTTAGTGATGGTGTTTtctggaacaatatttgcaagACAATGTTGCTTCGTCCGCGCAACCCTTGCGAGGCTCTTTGCAAGAAGTTGAAGTTGAATTTAGATGATTCAGAATCCACTAAGTACTTCATGTGTGGAAGGTGTAATAGAGGGAGTGATTGGTTTTTGAGTACTTTTGTTGGTGCTAGTTGTTGCTATTGTGGGAAATTGATGGACAAAGAAATGAAGTTGCATGGAGATTTTGGTGAAGAGGGGTTGGGTGATGGTGTTTTTGTTAAGAAGGGAAGTTTGTATTTGATTTTTGATGATTTGAAAGTGTTGCAAAACTCTCCTGGTAACTCGGTTCAACAACTCCTCCAACTTGGTTACAAGAATTTGAACAAGTTTAAACAAATTTCCTTGAATGTTGGCTTGAAAGAG ATTTTGGACTTGCTAAAGCAATCATTAATCTCAAACTCTCCTCTCACTGACATATTTTTGGCAAATAAAGAATGTAAAAAGATGCACAGATTCTCACCAAAACAAGGACcaaaagttgaaaaatggacTAACATAAAACTCAAACTAATGGTgagaaaatcaaagaagaagaTACTCTATGCTGAAGCTGAGGGAGATTTTGTTGATTTTCTCTTGAGTTTCCTCACAACACCAATTGGATCTATTCTAGAACAATTGGATGGAGATTTTTCTCTACGAAGCATGGAAAATTTGCACAAAAGTGTGAAAGAGTTCAATCCATCATGGCTCATAAAGCCTCTACTAGGTAATCCATTACCAAATCCAAAAGTGGCTTCTCAATTTGGTTGTAAGAAGCAACCACTAATAAATATTTATGAAGAGAAAACTCCAAGTTATTGGTATGGTAAAGGTGTGGTTAAAAATCATATATGTTATTCTAATGTGAATGGAGTGATTTCAAAGAAAAAAAGTGGTGTGAAAAATCCAGAAGCAATGAAGCTTTTTGATCCAAGATCAGCTTATGGTAGAACTGAATCTGCTTTGGGATTTGTGAAGAGGCCATCACTTTTTGTTGTGTGGGATGATTTGCAAGTTACACCATTGGCAAATAGTTCAAGTATTTCATTTTTGCATAAGATGAATGTTTCTTTGGATGATTTGGAGGAGCATGTAGTGAGCATCGGAGAAACCGAG GCATTGAACCTGTTGGGAGCTTCTTTGGTTTCTTCTAAAGAAGCTTTGACAGAAGGCTTGTTCCACCTTCTCTTGAGGCCAAAAGAAGAAGATAGTGATTGA